A section of the Scleropages formosus chromosome 16, fSclFor1.1, whole genome shotgun sequence genome encodes:
- the LOC108924592 gene encoding sodium/hydrogen exchanger 9B2, whose product MDGVQTKPILQMDANHTERVPSSLLVTYDQDRCREQIAITATRSESPPAAEETASLVRDAGTNTDPVGCCARIREVCPCPPRGLLASLVTKVTMAAVLFGVVWSITEKECLPGGSLFGLVVLFLSAMVGGKLVALIRLPTLPPFPPLLGMLLAGVLLRNVPVVTDAVFVEPRWSAALRNVALAVILTRAGLGLDASALKKLKAVCVRVAVGPCTVEASTVAVASHFLMGLPWIWGFILGFVLGAVSPAVVVPSMLHLQKEGYGVEQGVPTLLMAAGSFDDILAITGFTTCVGVAFATGSTWYNVLRGVLEVAGGIALGVILGFFIRFFPSKDQKDLVATRSFLLLGLSVFSVFASGVAGFPGSGGLCALVLSFLAGLGWGGSKAPVEDVVGRTWDVFQPLLFGLIGTEITISSLNPLTVGLGMAALSIALTVRVLFTFIVVLFAGFSFKEKIFIALAWVPKATVQAAIGSTALDMARKRQNAEFEGYGMDVLTVAVLSILVTAPVGALLIGLTGPRLLRRPKDPEWRTSRPEDAGWQRGVPPSPPPVTYESSI is encoded by the exons ATGGACGGCGTGCAAACCAAGCCGATCCTTCAGATGGACGCCAACCACACAGAG CGTGTGCCCTCATCCCTGCTGGTCACCTACGACCAGGACCGCTGCAGAGAGCAGATCGCCATCACGGCGACGCGCTCGGAGAGTCCCCCTGCCGCCGAGGAGACCGCGTCCCTCGTCCGCGATGCCGGCACCAACACGGATCCCGTTGGCTGCTGCGCCCGGATTCGAGAGGTCTGCCCGTGCCCCCCGCGGGGGCTCCTCGCCTCCCTCGTAACCAAAG TGACCATGGCGGCGGTGCTCTTCGGCGTGGTCTGGTCCATCACAGAGAAGGAGTGTCTCCCGGGGGGCAGCCTCTTTGGCCTGGTGGTCCTCTTCCTCAGCGCTATGGTTGGCGGCAAGCTGGTGGCCCTGATCCGACTCCCCACGCTGCCCCCATTCCCCCCGCTCCTGG GGATGCTCCTGGCCGGCGTCCTCCTCCGCAATGTCCCCGTGGTGACGGACGCCGTGTTCGTCGAGCCCAGGTGGTCGGCCGCGCTGAGGAACGTGGCGCTGGCGGTCATCCTGACCCGGGCGGGGCTCGGACTCGACGCCTCG GCTCTCAAGAAGCTGAaggcggtgtgtgtgcgcgtggcgGTCGGACCGTGCACCGTGGAGGCCAGCACGGTGGCAGTGGCCTCCCACTTCCTCATGGGGCTGCCCTGGATCTGGGGCTTCATCCTGGG GTTCGTGCTGGGAGCCGTGTCCCCGGCCGTGGTGGTGCCCTCCATGCTGCATCTGCAGAAGGAGGGATACGGCGTGGAGCAGGGCGTCCCCACTCTGCTCATGGCTGCCGGCAGCTTCGACGACATCCTTGCCATCACGGGCTTCACCACCTGCGTGGGCGTGGCCTTCGCCACAG GGTCCACCTGGTACAACGTGCTCAGGGGGGTCCTGGAGGTGGCGGGGGGCATTGCCTTAGGGGTCATTCTGGGCTTCTTCATCCGCTTCTTCCCCAGTAAAGACCAG AAGGACCTGGTGGCCACGCGCTCCTTCCTGCTGCTCGGACTCTCAGTCTTCTCCGTGTTCGCCAGCGGAGTGGCTGGCTTCCCCGGCTCGGGTGGTCTCTGCGCCCTCGTTCTGTCCTTCCTGGCTGGACTGGGCTGGggagggtcaaag GCTCCTGTGGAGGACGTGGTTGGGAGGACCTGGGACGTCTTCCAGCCCCTTCTGTTTGGCCTCATCGGGACGGAAATCACCATCTCGTCCCTCAATCCACTGACAGTAG GCCTTGGCATGGCAGCCCTGTCCATTGCGCTCACTGTGCGGGTCCTCTTCACCTTCATCGTGGTGCTCTTCGCTGGCTTCAGCTTTAAGGAGAAGATTTTCATCGCCCTGGCATGGGTCCCCAAGGCCACCGTGCAG GCGGCCATCGGCTCCACGGCTCTGGACATGGCTCGCAAGCGGCAGAACGCGGAATTCGAAGGCTACGGCATGGATGTGCTCACGGTTGCCGTCCTCTCCATCCTGGTCACGGCACCGGTGGGGGCCCTGCTCATCGGCTTGACCGGCCCCCGGCTGCTGCGGAGGCCCAAGGACCCTGAGTGGAGGACCAGTCGCCCCGAGG ATGCAGGCTGGCAGAGGGGGGTCCCACCTTCTCCACCGCCCGTCACGTACGAAAGCTCCATCTGA
- the cisd2 gene encoding CDGSH iron-sulfur domain-containing protein 2 yields the protein MVLESIAKIIKVQLPAYLKKLPLPETIGGFTRLTVSDWLRLLPLLGILALLGYLTIRPFLPKKRKQKDSLINLKIQKENPKVVNEIDIEDLKSPSACYCRCWRSKTFPVCDKSHIKHNELTGDNVGPLILKKKIL from the exons ATGGTGCTGGAAAGCATTGCGAAGATCATCAAAGTGCAGCTCCCAGCCTACCTCAAAAAGCTGCCTTTGCCAGAAACCATCGGCGGTTTCACGCGGCTCACAG TTTCAGACTGGCTCCGGCTGCTGCCCCTGCTGGGCATCCTGGCCCTGCTGGGCTACCTCACCATCCGGCCTTTCCTGCCCAAGAAGAGGAAGCAGAAGGACAGCCTCATCAACCTGAAGATCCAGAAGGAGAACCCCAAGGTGGTGAACGAGATAGACATTGAGGACCTGAAGAGCCCCAGTGCCTGCTACTGTCGATGCTGGCGCTCCAAAACG TTTCCTGTGTGCGATAAATCGCACATCAAGCACAACGAGTTGACGGGCGACAACGTGGGCCCACTAATACTGAAGAAGAAAATTCTATAA